From the genome of Epinephelus moara isolate mb chromosome 10, YSFRI_EMoa_1.0, whole genome shotgun sequence, one region includes:
- the LOC126396170 gene encoding disabled homolog 1-like: MMEMEQTPASCHEPSQTSVRNWRSSSTRGGTRTPSDTTSRFHGDGVRYKAKLIGVDPVPDAHGEKMCWDSMMKLKGFQEAARKQGKHKQRVWLKVSSSGLRILDERTGAVLQDHDRSKISSLRKDESDPRALAYVYQHQDTYCLFYIKMANLADPVLADIGEVCQIVDEETPQEPAEALTQVIENTSSLLPLNDISAPPAEGPAFEEVFSPRPDSSSGPSNQASSRNELMEVFSVQMEEPLMPSQSLCTTQPESPTPPPQPMLSASQILSMFPAQPVGGSPYSSPPYSPTAMPWGQQGPLGNQWAGPAAAPWPTMPGSMAAWAPAGMAAPPAGGQIQANGPQPGVMGRGNAPASPTAVNGYPAPLNSFSAPAGATAPLQSVTPILDLDPLL; the protein is encoded by the exons ATGATGGAGATGGAACAAACGCCTGCAAGTTGTCATGAGCCGAGCCAAACTTCTGTCAGGAACTGGCGGTCCTCCAGCACAAGAG GAGGAACCAGGACACCCAGTGACACCACATCCCGTTTCCATGGAGATGGGGTTCGCTACAAAGCCAAGCTGATAGGTGTGGACCCAGTACCCGATGCCCATGGGGAGAAGATGTGCTGGGACTCTATGATGAAGCTAAAG GGCTTTCAGGAAGCGGCAAGGAAACAGGGGAAACACAAGCAGAGAGTTTGGCTGAAAGTTTCCTCCAGCGGCCTGAGAATCCTGGACGAAAGGACCGGG GCTGTGCTTCAAGACCATGACAGGAGCAAGATCAGCTCCTTAAGGAAAGATGAGTCTGACCCCAGAGCTCTGGCCTACGTCTACCAACACCAAGACACCTACTGCCTCTTCTACATCAAGATGGCCAACCTG GCAGATCCGGTCCTGGCTGACATTGGGGAGGTTTGTCAGATTGTGGATGAGGAGACGCCGCAAGAACCTGCAGAGGCACTGACACAAGTCatagaaaat aCCAGCTCTTTACTGCCTCTAAATGACATCTCAGCCCCTCCAGCTGAG GGACCAGCTTTTGAGGAAGTGTTCAGTCCACGTCCGGATTCTTCATCAGGACCATCAAACCAG GCCTCCTCCAGGAATGAGCTGATGGAAGTCTTCTCTGTCCAGATGGAGGAGCCTCTGATGCCCAGTCAGAGCCTATGCACCACTCAGCCAG AGTCTCCAACTCCACCTCCACAGCCAATGCTCTCCGCCTCTCAGATCCTCTCCATGTTCCCCGCACAGCCAGTAGGGGGCTCTCCATACTCCTCACCCCCATACTCTCCCACCGCCATGCCCTGGGGCCAGCAGGGGCCTCTGGGAAATCAGTGGGCAGGTCCAGCTGCGGCGCCTTGGCCCACAATGCCAGGCAGTATGGCAGCGTGGGCACCAGCAGGCATGgcagcgccccctgcaggcGGCCAGATTCAGGCTAACGGCCCTCAGCCAGGAGTCATGGGGCGAGGAAATGCACCAGCTTCACCAACTGCTGTCAACGGGTACCCTGCCCCTTTAAACTCCTTCTCCGCCCCTGCTGGAGCAACAGCACCACTGCAGTCAGTGACGCCCATCTTAGACTTGGATCCCCTCCTGTGA